From Fundulus heteroclitus isolate FHET01 chromosome 14, MU-UCD_Fhet_4.1, whole genome shotgun sequence, the proteins below share one genomic window:
- the LOC118565936 gene encoding L-selectin-like yields MDYKLILFGLTGMLLSVACAQSRQYYFVNSSLTWTNAQSVCRRDYADLATIENPADVDAFLRTTSNYAGKAWIGLYDDRINGWKWSLNDSSFYGPGEYNFRNWYPVEPNNYLGKQYCARIYESSFGALGTWDDDACTVQ; encoded by the exons ATGGATTACAAGCTGATCCTCTTTGGGCTCACAG GGATGCTGCTCAGTGTTGCCTGTGCCCAAAGCCGTCAGTACTACTTTGTGAACTCTTCGCTGACATGGACTAATGCTCAGAGCGTCTGCAGACGTGACTATGCTGATCTGGCCACCATTGAAAACCCAGCTGATGTTGATGCTTTTCTCAGGACCACCTCAAACTATGCAG gcaAGGCTTGGATAGGTCTCTATGATGACCGTATTAATGGCTGGAAATGGTCCCTAAATGACAGCAGCTTCTATGGTCCCGGAGAATACAACTTCAGAAACTGGTATCCTGTCGAGCCCAATAATTATTTGGGAAAACAGTACTGTGCTAGAATCTATGAATCGAGCTTTGGCGCTTTGGGCACATGGGATGACGATGCGTGCACG GTACAGTAG